In Candidatus Saccharimonadales bacterium, one genomic interval encodes:
- a CDS encoding ParB/RepB/Spo0J family partition protein, whose translation MSAKKGLGRGFDSLIPTELFDESFDPTAEQDEKVSELRQIRLDQIEADPDQPRRVFDEIALDELAISIAEHGVVQPIVVTPYGGHYRIVAGERRWRAATKAGLEKIPALVRTLSDQHRLELSLIENLQRQDLNILETATAYLKLRDQFNMTLDEIGQRVGGKSPSSISNTLRLLRLPESVREALADGKLREGQARPLVSVDPGAAEEILPRILSEEWSARKIEQYANEAKNAKGNALKDSQPRAASLYEKDTDQFKKRFSTDVSIKTTAKGAGQIVIRFKDDKEFQRLKKLLDA comes from the coding sequence GTGTCGGCTAAAAAAGGGCTTGGGAGAGGGTTTGATTCGCTTATTCCGACGGAACTATTTGATGAGTCATTTGATCCGACAGCCGAGCAAGATGAGAAGGTCAGTGAGCTGCGCCAAATCCGACTTGATCAAATTGAGGCCGACCCGGATCAGCCACGCCGAGTTTTTGATGAGATCGCTCTTGATGAACTGGCGATTTCTATCGCCGAGCATGGCGTTGTGCAGCCCATTGTTGTGACGCCTTACGGCGGCCACTATCGGATTGTTGCGGGTGAGCGGCGATGGCGCGCGGCTACCAAGGCGGGCCTTGAGAAGATTCCAGCACTTGTACGTACACTAAGTGATCAGCATAGACTTGAACTTTCGTTGATTGAAAATTTACAGCGCCAAGATCTCAATATTCTTGAGACGGCAACGGCATATCTAAAGCTACGCGACCAGTTTAATATGACCCTTGATGAAATCGGGCAGCGCGTGGGAGGTAAATCGCCGAGCAGTATCAGTAATACGTTGCGATTACTTCGTTTACCTGAGTCCGTGCGTGAGGCATTGGCTGACGGTAAGCTGCGCGAAGGTCAGGCGCGCCCATTAGTGAGTGTCGACCCTGGCGCGGCAGAAGAGATTCTCCCTAGGATTTTAAGCGAAGAATGGAGTGCTCGTAAGATTGAGCAATATGCAAACGAAGCCAAGAATGCGAAAGGGAATGCGCTTAAAGATAGCCAGCCTCGAGCGGCCTCGCTCTACGAAAAGGACACGGATCAGTTTAAAAAACGCTTTAGTACCGATGTAAGTATCAAAACGACCGCAAAAGGCGCGGGCCAGATCGTCATTCGATTTAAAGACGATAAGGAATTTCAGCGGCTCAAGAAGTTACTTGATGCTTAA
- a CDS encoding ParA family protein, producing the protein MARAILGSKEEGRKPVTTVISVTNQKGGVGKTTSAVNIAYFLAKQGKKTLLVDFDPQGNATSGLGFDKQELEGTMSDVILETKQLVDVILPTKHKNLFLAPTTPHLANTEVELAQANRRFTRLKNAIGTVQGYDFVLIDNPPSLSLLTVNGLIAARFVLLPVQAEFYALEGLGQLLETMKLIRKSMNPTLDLIGVLPTMVDGRTTLSGQVHEEIKKHFPGKVFKTVIPRNIRLAEAPSHGLPVGAYDRFSKGARAYKSVTKEVLDRVG; encoded by the coding sequence ATGGCTCGTGCTATACTAGGGAGTAAAGAAGAGGGAAGAAAACCAGTGACAACCGTCATCTCAGTGACCAACCAAAAAGGTGGGGTAGGTAAAACGACCAGCGCCGTCAACATCGCTTACTTTTTAGCTAAACAGGGCAAAAAAACGCTACTGGTCGACTTTGATCCTCAGGGAAACGCGACAAGTGGCCTTGGCTTTGATAAACAAGAGCTTGAAGGAACGATGAGCGATGTTATCTTAGAGACAAAGCAGCTCGTGGATGTTATTCTGCCGACCAAGCACAAGAATTTATTTTTAGCCCCAACGACACCACACTTAGCAAATACGGAGGTAGAGTTGGCGCAAGCGAATCGTCGGTTTACTCGCCTTAAAAACGCTATAGGCACAGTACAAGGGTATGATTTTGTACTGATTGATAACCCGCCGAGTCTCAGTTTGCTCACGGTGAATGGGCTGATTGCCGCTAGGTTTGTGTTGCTTCCGGTACAGGCGGAATTTTATGCGCTTGAAGGCTTGGGGCAACTTCTTGAAACGATGAAGCTTATCCGCAAAAGTATGAATCCGACACTTGATCTTATTGGGGTGCTTCCAACGATGGTAGACGGTCGGACGACACTGAGTGGCCAGGTGCATGAAGAAATTAAGAAGCATTTTCCGGGAAAGGTGTTTAAAACAGTTATTCCACGCAATATACGACTCGCCGAAGCGCCGAGCCATGGCCTTCCCGTAGGGGCATACGATCGGTTTTCTAAGGGTGCTCGCGCGTATAAATCTGTAACGAAGGAGGTGCTTGATCGTGTCGGCTAA
- a CDS encoding VOC family protein encodes MMKMKLELVPVPVSDVDVAIDFYVNKVGFTLDHDHRVNESLRFVQLTPEGSACSIVIGEGITEMKPGSQQGLQMVVEDTRAIYEMLRQNGVDATEVEEMPWGIFTRFNDPDGNTWAVQQIVGKS; translated from the coding sequence ATGATGAAAATGAAGTTAGAGCTCGTACCTGTGCCAGTAAGCGATGTTGATGTGGCTATCGATTTTTATGTAAATAAAGTCGGTTTTACCCTTGATCACGATCACCGCGTTAATGAATCGCTGAGGTTCGTGCAGTTAACGCCGGAGGGCTCGGCATGTTCTATTGTTATTGGAGAAGGTATAACTGAGATGAAGCCGGGAAGCCAACAGGGATTGCAAATGGTGGTCGAAGATACTCGTGCGATTTATGAAATGCTACGGCAAAACGGAGTTGACGCAACCGAAGTCGAAGAGATGCCATGGGGTATCTTCACGCGCTTTAATGATCCAGACGGTAACACTTGGGCAGTACAACAGATTGTCGGAAAGTCTTGA